From the genome of Castor canadensis chromosome 4, mCasCan1.hap1v2, whole genome shotgun sequence, one region includes:
- the Skor2 gene encoding SKI family transcriptional corepressor 2: protein MASSPLPGPNDILLASPSSAFQPDALSQPRPGHANLKPNQVGQVILYGIPIVSLVIDGQERLCLAQISNTLLKNFSYNEIHNRRVALGITCVQCTPVQLEILRRAGAMPISSRRCGMITKREAERLCKSFLGENRPPKLPDNFAFDVSHECAWGCRGSFIPARYNSSRAKCIKCSYCNMYFSPNKFIFHSHRTPDAKYTQPDAANFNSWRRHLKLTDKSPQDELVFAWEDVKAMFNGGSRKRALPQPGAHPGCHPLSSVKAAAVAAAAAVAGGGGLLGPHLLGAPQPPPPPPPLAELAGAPHAHHKRPRFDEDDESLQEAAVVAAASLSAAAASLSVAAASGGAGASGGGAGGGCVTGVGVGVGAGAGSGAVAGAKGPRSYPVIPVPSKGSFGGVLQKFPGCGGLFPHPYTFPAAAAAFGLCHKKEDSSAAAEALGAAGTGSAGAAPKAGLSGLFWPAGRKDAFYPPFCMFWPPRTPGGLPVPTYLQPPPQPPSALGCALGDSPALLRQAFLDLAEPGGTGGSAEAAPPPGQPPPVVANGPGSGPPPPAGGAGARDTLFESPPGGSGGDCSAGSTPPADPGATSGAGVSSTGAGPAGARVPAPHHPHLLEGRKAGSSSYHHSSAFRPVGGKDDAESLAKLHGASAGAPHSTQAHHHHHHHHHPHHHHHHHHPPQPPSPLLLLPPQPDEQASERHHPAPPPPPPPPPPLAPQPHHRGLLSPGGTSCSYPSEDSSEDEDDEEEEQEVDVEGHKPPEGEEEEEESREPDDDEEEDDETRVLLGDPLVGGGRFLQGRGLPEKGSSRDRATAAAGAFPLALNSSRLLQEDGKLGDPGGSDLPPPPPPPLAPQKASSGSSSPGSPVHHPSLEEQPSYKDNQKTKENNQVIVSTKDDNNFSDKNKEHSFFITDSDVSGGEFWRERSGEHTQETNSPHSLKKDVENMGKEELQKVLFEQIDLRRRLEQEFQVLKGNTSFPVFNNFQDQMKRELAYREEMVQQLQIIPYAASLIRKEKLGAHLSKS from the exons ATGGCTTCCAGCCCGCTGCCGGGGCCAAACGACATCCTGCTGGCGTCGCCGTCGAGCGCCTTCCAGCCTGACGCCTTGAGCCAGCCTCGGCCAGGCCACGCCAATCTCAAACCCAACCAAGTGGGCCAGGTGATCCTCTATGGCATTCCTATCGTGTCGTTAGTGATCGACGGACAGGAGCGGCTGTGCCTGGCGCAGATCTCCAACACTCTCCTTAAGAACTTCAGCTACAACGAGATCCACAACCGCCGCGTGGCTCTGGGCATCACGTGCGTGCAATGCACGCCTGTGCAGCTGGAGATTCTGCGGCGCGCTGGAGCCATGCCCATCTCATCGCGCCGCTGCGGCATGATCACCAAGCGCGAGGCCGAACGTCTGTGCAAGTCTTTCCTAGGTGAAAACAGGCCGCCCAAGCTGCCTGACAACTTCGCCTTCGACGTGTCGCATGAGTGCGCCTGGGGCTGCCGAGGCAGCTTCATTCCCGCGCGATACAACAGCTCGCGCGCCAAGTGCATCAAGTGCAGCTATTGCAACATGTACTTCTCGCCCAACAAGTTTATTTTCCACTCCCACCGAACGCCCGACGCCAAGTACACGCAGCCAGATGCAGCCAACTTCAATTCGTGGCGCCGTCATCTCAAGCTCACAGACAAGAGCCCTCAGGATGAGCTAGTCTTCGCCTGGGAGGACGTGAAGGCCATGTTCAACGGTGGAAGCCGCAAGCGCGCACTGCCTCAACCCGGAGCGCACCCTGGCTGTCACCCGCTCAGCTCGGTCAAAGCAGCCGCTGTGGCAGCCGCAGCAGCAGTGGCTGGAGGAGGGGGCCTGCTGGGCCCACACCTGCTGGGCGCGCCACAGCCGCCACCGCCTCCGCCACCGCTAGCCGAGCTGGCGGGCGCACCACATGCCCATCACAAGAGGCCGCGCTTCGATGAGGACGACGAGTCTTTACAGGAGGCAGCCGTTGTGGCCGCGGCCAGCCTTTCGGCAGCCGCCGCCAGCCTCTCGGTGGCAGCGGCCTCAGGAGGCGCTGGGGCAAGTGGGGGTGGCGCCGGTGGTGGCTGTGTGACCGGCGTTGGCGTTGGCGTTGGCGCCGGTGCTGGGTCAGGTGCGGTAGCTGGTGCCAAAGGCCCTCGCAGCTACCCAGTCATTCCGGTGCCCAGCAAGGGCTCATTTGGGGGCGTCCTTCAGAAGTTCCCGGGATGCGGGGGCTTATTCCCGCATCCTTACACCTTCCCAGCAGCCGCCGCCGCCTTTGGCTTGTGTCACAAGAAGGAGGACTCCAGCGCCGCGGCTGAGGCCCTAGGGGCAGCTGGCACAGGGAGCGCAGGTGCAGCGCCCAAGGCCGGTTTGTCGGGTCTCTTCTGGCCCGCGGGCCGCAAGGACGCGTTCTACCCACCCTTCTGCATGTTCTGGCCACCACGGACCCCCGGTGGGCTTCCTGTACCCACCTACCTACAGCCCCCGCCGCAGCCGCCCTCAGCGCTCGGTTGCGCGCTTGGTGACAGCCCGGCCCTGCTGCGCCAGGCTTTCCTGGACTTGGCGGAGCCCGGCGGTACCGGCGGGAGCGCCGAGGCTGCGCCCCCGCCGGGTCAGCCCCCTCCAGTGGTGGCCAATGGCCCGGGCTCTGGCCCGCCACCACCTGCCGGGGGCGCGGGCGCTCGTGACACGCTCTTCGAGTCGCCCCCGGGCGGCAGCGGGGGGGACTGCAGCGCGGGTTCCACGCCGCCTGCAGACCCTGGCGCGACGTCTGGGGCAGGGGTTTCGTCCACCGGAGCTGGCCCCGCCGGCGCCCGGGTGCCCGCGCCCCACCACCCGCACTTGCTGGAGGGGCGCAAGGCCGGCAGTAGCAGCTACCACCATTCGAGCGCCTTCAGGCCCGTGGGCGGTAAGGACGACGCAGAGAGCCTGGCCAAGCTGCACGGGGCGTCGGCGGGCGCGCCGCACTCGACCCAAgcgcaccaccaccaccaccatcatcaccacccgcaccaccaccaccaccaccatcatccacCGCAGCCGCCGtcaccactgctgctgctgcccccGCAGCCTGACGAGCAGGCTTCCGAGCGCCATCACCCAGCTCCGCCGCCACCCCCGCCTCCGCCGCCCCCTCTGGCCCCGCAGCCGCACCACCGAGGCCTTCTGTCCCCCGGGGGCACCAGCTGCAGTTATCCCAGTGAGGACAGCTCCGAGGACGAGGACGATGAGGAAGAAGAGCAGGAGGTGGATGTGGAGGGCCACAAGCCCCCGGAGggtgaagaagaggaggaagaaagtcgAGAACCTGACGACGATGAGGAGGAAGACGACGAGACGAGGGTCCTCCTAGGAGACCCCTTAGTTGGGGGTGGCCGGTTCCTCCAGGGCCGAGGACTGCCGGAGAAGGGGAGCAGCCGGGACCGCGCGACGGCCGCCGCGGGCGCTTTCCCACTCGCCCTTAACTCCTCCAGGCTGCTGCAGGAGGATGGGAAACTGGGTGACCCTGGCGGCTCAGacctgcccccacctccacccccgcCCCTGGCCCCCCAGAAAGCGAGCAGCGGTAGCAGCAGCCCCGGCAGCCCGGTCCACCATCCATCACTGGAGGAGCAGCCCTCCTACAAAGAT AATCAGAAAACTAAGGAAAATAATCAAGTTATTGTATCTACAAAGGATGACAACAACTTTtcag ATAAGAACAAGGAGCATAGCTTTTTCATCACAGACTCCGACGTTTCTGGAGGAGAATTTTGGAGAGAAAGATCAG gtgAACACACACAAGAAACTAATTCACCTCATTCACTCAAAAAGGATGTAGAAAATATgggaaaag AAGAACTTCAGAAGGTTTTATTTGAGCAAATAGATTTACGGAGACGACTAGAGCAAGAATTCCAAGTGTTAAAAGGAAACACATCTTTCCCAGTATTCA